In one window of Poriferisphaera corsica DNA:
- a CDS encoding ArsR/SmtB family transcription factor, whose product MQQFTQITKALSDPTRLRALMTLTDGELCLCQIIDILHLAPSTVSKHMNLLHDAGFLQKRKQGKWQYYKLNPSPTSPAKQLLKLTISSLESEPQILTDRKTRKAVIKQELEVTCECYNR is encoded by the coding sequence ATGCAACAGTTCACACAAATAACCAAAGCCCTCAGTGACCCCACCCGTCTCCGCGCACTCATGACTCTAACCGACGGCGAGCTCTGCCTCTGCCAGATCATTGACATCCTCCACCTCGCCCCCTCAACCGTCTCCAAACACATGAACCTTCTCCACGATGCTGGCTTCCTCCAAAAACGCAAGCAAGGCAAATGGCAATACTACAAACTCAATCCCTCTCCCACCTCACCCGCCAAACAACTCCTTAAACTCACCATTAGCTCACTCGAAAGCGAGCCCCAAATCCTCACCGATCGCAAAACGCGCAAAGCCGTCATTAAACAGGAACTCGAAGTCACCTGTGAATGCTACAACCGCTAA
- a CDS encoding TetR/AcrR family transcriptional regulator, protein MFLPIVAKTFVELGYRRSTTAEIAGRCGVQENVLYRIWPNKKAMFLAAIGFNREVTTTTWRGVVEAAEESQGKKRGGRSAAEMILEHEAGHHGDWGLHRLAFAGLNEIDDEEILLALQGMYETFVGFIVDVVAKHREAAGLQKKTKGDLEVLAWGFVGLATAADIGRDLRLMDGKKRAKLMRELGGVLLK, encoded by the coding sequence ATGTTTTTGCCGATTGTGGCGAAGACATTTGTTGAGTTGGGGTATCGTCGGAGTACGACTGCGGAGATTGCGGGGCGGTGTGGCGTGCAGGAAAACGTGTTGTACCGGATTTGGCCGAACAAGAAGGCGATGTTTTTGGCGGCGATCGGTTTTAATCGTGAGGTGACGACGACGACATGGCGGGGTGTGGTGGAAGCGGCTGAAGAGAGCCAAGGGAAGAAGCGGGGAGGTCGGAGTGCGGCGGAGATGATTTTGGAGCACGAGGCGGGGCATCATGGGGACTGGGGATTGCATCGGTTGGCGTTTGCGGGGTTGAATGAGATTGATGATGAAGAGATTTTGCTGGCTTTGCAGGGGATGTATGAGACCTTCGTGGGGTTTATTGTGGATGTTGTGGCGAAGCATCGTGAGGCGGCGGGGTTACAAAAGAAAACTAAGGGTGATTTGGAGGTGCTGGCGTGGGGTTTTGTGGGGCTGGCAACGGCGGCGGATATTGGAAGGGATTTGCGGTTGATGGATGGGAAAAAAAGGGCGAAGTTGATGCGCGAACTGGGTGGGGTTTTGTTGAAATAG